A genomic stretch from Arthrobacter sp. KBS0702 includes:
- a CDS encoding McrB family protein gives MTPSPKTAMHRALGISKEIEDAAWFVLGPGLHGHPSALDGRTMTWTADAANELLERLEAGAADPKAPMMTNLRQNLEGASRGAKQLAVELLFLQSLPLAHEVKSLKVKRARVAEAASWLEPPLELPDELYAGMTDHGVIRDRTAEFNWTIWDHLKWLCRFVAHVDSQPTAAVQAALEDPLAFHDLTAGTPEDQPAIRRSIEFLVWPGYFEPVVADVERQEIRDAFASLVGGARGDSDEEVSADIHRIRLHLDEQAGQRIDWYSRQLVSQWRKVGDPGRRAWLLRSHHDNAELLAAWQDEEAVTLDVEHLRLLDPGVTAGLVQHAVDEDYKHLSYVEREDTKTAVFAFLTVMKPGDLTLYQSSGAVRVGVVLGEPEHHEDNRRLRRKVRWFDEVHSTAELPRHVQRQLASSGLIVDVTRVIQALDTLLPAEAESEPDDGAEPDAVVEPPCEGFRPLTAEFAASLHMDLEPLQEIAELLEENRQLVLYGPPGTGKTYLAKHLAAELAGDTGDERVKLVQFHPSYAYEDFFEGYRPDKTDEGQVSFKLVAGPLRRLAEEAAKPGNESKPYFLIIDEMNRANLAKVFGELYFLLEYRDDRIYLQYSPTEPFSLPDNLYIIGTMNTADRSIAMMDAAIRRRFSFIELHPKTEPVKGTLLRFLQARDLDTTPALLLDELNNAIDEWDRDLMIGPSYFMKKAAQTPTGLRRIWKYELMPLLEEHYHGQLNRAQLEERFGLEQLLGRLARV, from the coding sequence ACCCCATCGCCAAAGACCGCCATGCACCGCGCCCTCGGCATCTCCAAAGAGATCGAGGATGCAGCTTGGTTCGTACTGGGCCCGGGCCTACACGGCCATCCGTCGGCCCTGGACGGGCGCACCATGACGTGGACGGCGGACGCCGCGAACGAGCTGCTCGAACGCCTCGAAGCCGGCGCCGCCGACCCGAAGGCGCCCATGATGACCAACCTCCGGCAGAACCTTGAGGGCGCCTCCCGCGGGGCCAAGCAGCTGGCCGTGGAACTGTTGTTCCTGCAGTCCTTGCCCCTCGCGCACGAGGTGAAGTCGCTCAAGGTCAAGCGGGCCCGCGTGGCCGAGGCCGCCTCCTGGCTGGAACCGCCGCTGGAACTCCCGGACGAGCTCTACGCCGGCATGACGGACCATGGCGTGATCCGGGACCGCACCGCGGAATTCAACTGGACCATCTGGGACCACCTGAAATGGCTCTGCCGCTTCGTTGCCCACGTCGATAGTCAGCCCACGGCCGCGGTGCAGGCCGCCCTCGAGGACCCGCTGGCCTTCCACGATCTCACCGCCGGCACCCCCGAGGACCAGCCCGCGATCCGCCGGAGCATCGAGTTCCTGGTCTGGCCCGGCTACTTCGAGCCCGTTGTGGCCGACGTCGAACGCCAGGAAATCCGCGATGCCTTCGCCTCCCTGGTCGGCGGCGCCAGGGGCGACTCGGACGAGGAAGTCTCCGCCGACATCCACCGCATCCGGCTGCACCTCGACGAGCAGGCCGGCCAGCGGATCGACTGGTACTCCCGGCAGCTCGTCAGCCAGTGGCGGAAGGTGGGCGACCCCGGCCGGCGCGCCTGGCTCCTGCGCAGCCACCACGACAACGCCGAGCTGCTCGCCGCGTGGCAGGACGAGGAAGCGGTGACGCTCGACGTCGAGCACCTCCGCCTGCTGGATCCCGGCGTGACCGCCGGGCTGGTCCAGCACGCCGTGGACGAGGACTACAAACACCTGAGCTACGTGGAGCGCGAGGACACCAAGACTGCCGTCTTCGCGTTCCTGACGGTGATGAAACCGGGCGACCTCACGCTGTACCAGAGTTCCGGCGCCGTCCGGGTGGGGGTGGTGCTGGGCGAGCCCGAGCATCACGAGGACAACCGCCGGCTGCGCCGCAAGGTCCGCTGGTTCGACGAGGTCCACTCGACGGCCGAATTGCCCCGCCACGTGCAGCGCCAGCTGGCCAGCTCCGGCCTGATCGTCGACGTCACCAGGGTGATCCAGGCGCTCGACACGCTGCTCCCGGCCGAAGCCGAGTCGGAGCCGGACGACGGCGCCGAGCCGGACGCCGTCGTCGAACCACCGTGTGAGGGATTCCGCCCATTGACGGCCGAATTCGCCGCGTCGCTGCACATGGACCTCGAACCTTTGCAGGAGATCGCCGAACTGCTGGAGGAAAACCGTCAGCTGGTCCTTTACGGTCCTCCCGGCACCGGAAAGACCTACCTGGCCAAGCACCTCGCGGCCGAGCTGGCCGGCGATACCGGCGACGAACGGGTCAAGCTGGTGCAGTTCCACCCCTCCTACGCCTATGAGGACTTCTTCGAGGGGTACCGTCCGGACAAGACCGACGAAGGCCAGGTCTCCTTCAAACTGGTCGCCGGACCGTTGCGCCGGCTCGCCGAGGAGGCCGCGAAACCGGGCAACGAGAGCAAGCCGTACTTCCTGATCATCGACGAGATGAACCGGGCCAACTTGGCGAAGGTCTTCGGCGAGCTGTACTTCCTGCTCGAATACCGTGACGACCGGATCTACCTGCAGTACAGCCCCACCGAGCCGTTCTCGCTGCCGGACAACCTGTACATCATCGGCACCATGAACACCGCGGACCGCTCCATCGCGATGATGGACGCGGCCATCCGCCGCCGGTTCTCGTTCATCGAACTCCACCCCAAGACCGAGCCCGTCAAGGGAACGCTGCTGCGCTTCCTGCAGGCCCGCGACCTGGACACCACGCCGGCGTTGCTGCTCGATGAGCTGAACAACGCCATCGACGAGTGGGACCGCGACCTCATGATCGGGCCGTCGTACTTCATGAAGAAGGCGGCCCAGACCCCCACCGGGCTGCGCCGGATCTGGAAGTACGAGTTGATGCCGCTGCTGGAGGAGCACTACCACGGCCAGCTCAACCGGGCCCAGCTGGAGGAGCGGTTCGGTCTGGAGCAGCTGTTGGGCCGCCTTGCGCGCGTCTAG